One genomic region from Prunus persica cultivar Lovell chromosome G3, Prunus_persica_NCBIv2, whole genome shotgun sequence encodes:
- the LOC18782659 gene encoding DEAD-box ATP-dependent RNA helicase 35 has translation MEEEDDYFEYVPVAKRRAMEAQKILLRKGKSSGLEEDLEKSKLAEAKPSLLVKASQLKREAPEITPAEQMVQQEKEMIENLSDRKTLMSVRELAKGITYTDPIPTGWKSPLHIRRMPSKQCDLVRKQWHIIVSGEDVPPPIKNFKDMRFPEPILKMLKTKGIVQPTPIQVQGLPVILSGRDMIGIAFTGSGKTLVFVLPLIMVALQEEIMMPIVPGEGPFGLIICPSRELARQTYEVVEEFLIPLREAGYPEIRPLLCIGGVDMRSQLEIVKKGVHIVVATPGRLKDMLAKKKMNLNNCRYLTLDEADRLVDLGFEDDIREVFDHFKAQRQTLLFSATMPTKIQNFAKSALVKPVLVNVGRAGAANLDVIQEVEYVKQEAKIVYLLECLQKTPPPVLIFCENKADVDDIHEYLLLKGVEAVAIHGGKDQEEREYAISSFKAGKKDVLVATDVASKGLDFPDIQHVINYDMPPEIENYVHRIGRTGRCGKTGIATTFINKNQTETTLLDLKHLLQEAKQRIPPVLAELNDPMEDVDAITDASGVKGCAYCGGLGHRIRDCPKLEHQKSMAIASSRRDYFGSGGYRGEI, from the exons atggaagaggaagatgactaTTTTGAGTATGTACCTGTGGCAAAGCGGAGAGCTATGGAAGCCCAGAAGATTCTTCTGCGCAAGGGAAAATCTTCCGGCCTTGAAGAGGATTTGGAGAAATCAAAGCTTGCTGAAGCCAAACCTAGTCTCCTTGTTAAAGCATCACAGTTGAAGCGTGAAGCTCCTGAGATTACTCCAGCCGAGCAGATGGTGcaacaagagaaagaaatgattGAGAACTTATCGGATCGCAAAACGCTTATGTCAGTTCGTGAATTAGCAAAGGGAATCACTTATACGGACCCTATACCAACAGGTTGGAAATCCCCATTGCATATCAGAAGGATGCCAAGCAAGCAATGTGATTTGGTCCGCAAGCAGTGGCATATCATAGTTAGTGGTGAAGATGTTCCACCACCTATTAAGAATTTCAAGGATATGAGATTTCCTGAACCGATTCTGAAGATGTTGAAAACCAAGGGGATTGTTCAACCGACCCCTATTCAGGTGCAAGGCCTTCCAGTGATTTTATCAGGGAGGGATATGATTGGTATCGCATTTACGGGTTCAGGAAAGACATTGGTTTTTGTGTTGCCGTTAATTATGGTGGCATTGCAAGAGGAGATTATGATGCCAATTGTTCCAGGTGAAGGGCCTTTTGGATTGATTATTTGTCCATCAAGGGAGCTCGCAAGGCAGACTTATGAAGTGGTGGAAGAGTTTCTCATTCCTTTGAGAGAGGCTGGGTATCCAGAGATAAGGCCTTTGCTCTGTATTGGTGGAGTGGATATGCGGTCACAGTTGGAGATTGTAAAGAAAGGCGTTCATATAGTTGTTGCTACTCCTGGAAGGTTGAAGGATATGcttgcaaagaaaaaaatgaatctCAATAATTGCAG ATATCTGACTTTGGATGAGGCAGATAGATTGGTAGATTTGGGCTTTGAGGATGACATACGAGAAGTGTTTGACCACTTTAAAGCTCAACGACAAACTCTCTTATTTTCAGCCACCATGCCCACAAAAATTCAGAACTTTGCTAAAAGTGCTTTGGTAAAACCTGTGCTTGTAAATGTGGGAAGAGCTGGAGCAGCAAATCTTGATGTGATTCAGGAGGTTGAGTATGTGAAGCAAGAGGCCAAGATTGTTTACCTTCTTGAATGTCTACAAAAGACCCCACCTCCTGTTCTaatattttgtgaaaacaaagcTGATGTGGATGACATTCATGAATATCTTCTGTTAAAAGGAGTGGAAGCAGTGGCCATTCATGGAGGGAAGGATCAGGAAGAAAGAGAGTATGCCATTTCTTCCTTCAAGGCAGGGAAGAAAGATGTCTTGGTTGCCACTGATGTTGCCTCCAAGGGTTTGGATTTTCCTGATATTCAACATGTCATAAATTATGATATGCCAccagaaattgaaaactatgTTCACAGGATTGGACGAACTGGAAGATGTGGCAAGACTGGAATAGCAACGACATTTATAAACAAGAATCAAACTGAGACAACTCTTCTTGATCTGAAGCATCTCTTGCAAGAGGCAAAACAAAGGATTCCACCTGTTTTGGCTGAGCTTAATGATCCAATGGAAGATGTGGATGCAATTACAGATGCAAGCGGAGTTAAGGGTTGTGCTTATTGTGGTGGGCTTGGTCATCGTATCCGTGATTGCCCCAAACTAGAGCATCAGAAAAGCATGGCAATTGCCAGCTCTAGAAGGGATTATTTTGGATCTGGTGGTTACAGAGGGGAAATATGA
- the LOC18784337 gene encoding uncharacterized protein LOC18784337 — protein sequence METVKPEFEICSSIKKLSTWKCASTSEQRVNNGSMPERQRTKKERESYQYNLEAGSSGKKLLHDSRTWGAEKAVKKPLLLGCSTSKAVVCNSEVEELNERLRILEEETETMKQELFESAQERKKLMNEIYQQFQMLEIDPRYLVAREFKSTDGNTSVNSSQDERMGTSLSDILHQDPHPSLVTRNLRANALALLM from the exons ATGGAAACTGTCAAGCCTGAGTTCGAAATATGTTCATCAATCAAGAAGCTTTCGACATGGAAGTGTGCAAGCACTAGTGAGCAAAGAGTTAACAATGGTTCCATGCCGGAGCGCCAAAGgaccaaaaaggaaagagaatcGTATCAGTACAATTTGGAGGCCGGGTCAAGTGGGAAAAAACTATTGCATGATTCAAGGACTTGGGGTGCTGAAAAGGCAGTGAAGAAACCGCTGCTTCTTGGTTGTTCAACAAGTAAAGCTGTAGTGTGCAACAGTGAAGTTGAAGAACTAAATGAGCGGTTGAGGATTCTTgaagaagaaactgaaactatGAAGCAAGAGTTATTTGAGAGTGcacaagagagaaagaagttgATGAATGAGATATATCAGCAGTTTCAGATGCTAGAAATTGACCCCAGATATCTGGTAGCAAGAGAATTCAAGTCTACTGATGGAAATACAAGTGTCAACTCTTCACAG GATGAGAGAATGGGAACTAGTTTGTCAGATATCTTGCACCAAGATCCACATCCATCTCTTGTCACCAGAAATCTTAGAGCTAATGCTTTGGCACTGCTGATGTAA